Genomic segment of Arachis stenosperma cultivar V10309 chromosome 4, arast.V10309.gnm1.PFL2, whole genome shotgun sequence:
ttatgtatctggtggtaatactggaaaacaaagtgcttagtgccacggccaagactcataaaataactgtgttcaagaatcaacatactacactaggagaatcaataatactatctgaattctaagttcctatggatgccaatcattctgaaattcaaaggataaagggagatgccaaaactgttcagaaacaaaaagctacaagccccgctcatctaaaaagaatctgagctccatttaaaactcatagatattattacttcctaatttctttcatcctattttatttatctagttgcttgaggacaagcaacagtttaagtttggtgttgtgatgagcggatattttatacgctttttgggggtaatttcatgtagattttagcatgttttaattagtttttagttaaatgttattagtttttaggcaaaaatcatatttatggactttactatgagtgtgtgtatttttctgtgatttcaggtattttctggctgaaattgaggaagctgagcaaaaatctgacttaggctgaaaaaggactgctgatgctgttggatcctgacctccctgcactcaaaatggattttctggagctacaagagtccaattggcgcgctctcaacggcgttggaaagtagacatccagggctttccagcaatatataatagtccatactttgcgcgaagatagacgacgtaacttggcgttgaacgccaagtacatgctgctgtctggagttaaacgccagaaacacgtcatgatccggagttgaacgcccaaaacacgtcataacttggagtttaactccaagaaaagcctctactcgtggatagctttagtctcagccccagcacacaccaagtgggccccagaagtggatttctgcaccaattatcttagtttactcatattctgtaaacctaggttactagtttactatttaaacaacttttagagaattattttgtacctcatgacattttcagatctgaattacatactttttgacggcatgagtctctaaactccattgttgggggtgaggagctctgcagcgtctcgatgaattaatacaattcctttattttccattcaaacacgcttgatcttatctaagatgttcatttgcgcttaattatggagaaggtgatgatccgtgacactcatcaccttcctcaatccatgaacgtgtgtctgacaaccacctccgttctagatcagattgaatgagtatctcttagattcattactcagaatcttcgtggtataagccggattgatggcggcattcatgagaatccggaaagtctaaaccttgtctgtggtattctgagtaggattccgggattgaataactgtgacgagcttcaaactcctgaaggctgggcgttagtgacaaacgcaaaagaatcaatggattctattccaacctgattgagaaccgacagatgattagccgtgctgtgacagagcataggaacgttttcactgagaggatgggaagtagccattgacaacggtgacaccctacatagaacttgccatagaagggactttgcgtgtggaaaaggatttcaaagaagagttgaagttcagaggacaaagcatctccaaaactccaacatatttctcattactgcacaacaagtaacgcttttattctcttttatttttccaatctaataattccagctgataattttaattaatatcctgactaagaataataagataaacatagcttgattcaaaccaataatctccgtgggatcgacccttactcacgtaaggtattacttggacgacccagtgcacttgctggttagttgtgcggatcacaaattcgtgcaccaatagtgattaacaactattagttgtttgattgcttagattaggcgttttatttttaattttattaaaatctatttttaatattttcaaaaaaaaggaaaaaataatttaatagcactaatatttttagtaatttctgaaattaagtttggtgtttcctaGTTCAGGTTACCTCACTGGAAATTCTCTGCACTCTGATGTAGAGAGttccattttgttttttgtcttctgtttgtttatgcgcaggaacagagacaaagaacatctcttagactttgatcctgaacctgaaaggactttcaggTGGCGTTTACAACAAGCTAGACTTTGCAAGGCTGTAGAATCCATTATGGATCCTAACAATGCTGATAATGCTCATTTGtgcagaataattgctcatttggaggaggtgctcaagaagatccgaatcaacacttgaccaccttcttgaggttttatgacacagtgaagtccaatggagtctaccaggatgtctataggctgctcttgttccctttttcactcagggacaaggcatccaaatggcttgaatccttcccaaaagaaagcctgacaaattgggaggaggtagtgaataagtttttggcaagattttacctccctcaaaggatcaataggctgagaactgaagtgcagacgttcagacagcaagatggggagacactttatgaagcttgggaaaggttcaaagacctaacaaggagatgtccaccagatatgttcaatgaatgggtgcaGTTGCACATCTTCTGTGAAGGCTTGTCatatgaatcaaagaaggcagTAGACCATTCCTCTGGAGGATcattgaacaagaagaagaccattgaagaagccatagatgtcattgagactgtagctgagaatgactacttctatgcttccgaAAGAGGGAACACTAGAGGAGTGATAGAGCTAAAAAATGTAGATGCTCTgctggctcagaacaagctcaTTACCAAGCAGCTAGCTGACCTCACCAAAAAGATGGAGAGGAACCAAGTGGCAGCAATCACCACCTCCTCAATAACCCAAGAAGGAGTTGAAGAAGAGGCAGAGGGTACCCTTGAGCAAGCTAACTACATTGGGAATTCACCTAGACAgaaccatgatccatactccaagacatacaaccctggatggaggaaccacccaaactttgggtgggagAATCAGCAAGATCAAAGCCAAGACCAGAGACGTTACAACTTCAACAACAATGCAGCCCATCAATAATTCACACAGAGgacatatcaacacccccacAACAACACTTTTCCACACCCATATCAAAACCAAAGCAGCACCTCTCATCCTTCCACCTCTAATCCCAATCTACCATCAATTGATGACAgactctctaagcttgaaaccTTACTTGAAGGAATATGCCAAGAGATTCAAGAAAACAAGGTGTTCAAAGAGGAGGTGCGAGCCAATATTAAGAACCAGGGAGAGACAATCAAGAAGCTGGAATTCCAAGTGGGATGCTTAGCTGAGAAGATTCCCAAACCTACTGATGGCTTCCCAAGTGACACGGAGAAAAACCCAAGAGGAGAAGcaaagaaagtaagatgggaagaTTGCAAAATGGTCACTACAAGTGGTCAAGAGGCTGAAGACAAGCAAAGCAAACTCTCCAAATAGCCTGAAGACAACTCAACAGAGGAGGAGGATagagatcaccaagaaccagaAATCTCACAACAAGAGCTGTTGAAGCTCTATGCACCATTTCCCCAACTACTCAATGGTACTGTggggaagagaatatactcaagGTTCCTAGACTTGTTTGCATCTCTGCATGTGAACATACCATTTATCAAGGCCATCCAACAAATGCCTGCATTCATCAAGTATATGAAGGAACTTCTTCCTAGGAAAAGCTCAATCAAAGGAGGCCAGACTATAGTGATGAATAAGGAATGCAGTGCCCTTATTCAACCTGAGTTGCCTACAAAAAGAAgagacccagggagttttcatATCCCCTGTGCCATAGGGGAAACAATGTTTAATAGAGCACTATGTGATTTGggggcaagcatcaacttacTACCCCTATCCCTGGCGAAGAGGCTGTAGATTAACGAGATAATGTCCACAGATGTAGTCATCAGACTGGCTGACAACACTCAAAAgcaagcaataggagtggtGGAAAATGTGTTGCTAAAGGTTGGGAAATACTTTCTCCCAACAGACTTTGTCATCCTGGACATGGAAGAGAGTCACACTCACCCAATCATAttgggaagacccttcctagctacGGCCAAagcactcatagatgtggaGAAAGGGGAGCTAATATTGAGGATCCATGATGAACGGCTCAGCTTTAATGTCTTCAAACTCTCACAAGAAGCAGACCAAGAGCACAAGGAACCAAGCAAAGATCGTAACGAGATGCTGAAGGAGGAAGCAAGTACTGAAGCACACCCAACCTATCTGGAGACCCCTTTGGTTGATAAACAAGGGAAACAGCAACTACCACAGCTCAAGGAAACGTTGGAGGAACCTAAACCTCTAGAGGCATGTGAAGACAACATCACAACTCCCTTAGAAAAAGAAGTCATCAAGAGCAAGGCAATATCAAAGGACACAAGGAAGAAGGTACCAAGAAAGTGGAGGAACAATCCCTACGGAAGACTTCTCTCCAGGAGATAGAGTGATCTCAGCTTACTTCCCAGATATCCCCCCTAATCTCCCCACTGTACCATCTCAGTTACCTAAAGTCTTCACAGTTAACAGAGTTCTCTCCCTGGAACATGTAGAGATCATTGATACAACCAATGGATACAAGTCCACAGCGAAAGGGGAGGACTTCAAGCATTACCAACCACCCTGATGAGGGAGAAACGTCGAGCTAGCGACGATAAAAGAGcgctttgttgggaggcaacccaaccttaggTAACTACTTTTTCAGCTGCATTTCAATAAAAGATCACAAGCTGTTTCCcctgcattgcaaggagctaagtttggtgttccacaccaaaacaattcaagAGTGAAAGTgcgattctaagtttggtgtcccaccaGAGGATGCTAGTTAAAATCACACTATACTCTCAAAGCACATTGCTAGCTCTGACCAATCAAGGGAACCACTTGGATATAGATTAGTCTTTAGTTAATTGGTTGCTAACAGCAAGATATGAGGTTCTACGCATGCATGCAAGGTTTTGTAgtaggcaaggaactaagtttggtgttcacacaccaaaataaGTTCAGAAATCATAAGCATACATGCGAGTTGACTATTCCTCAAGTGCTTGggaaacaagcaacttccaacAACCTTGTAGGAAGCTTATGAGGAGATGGTGCACCTTCAACTAAGAAAGTGAGGCATCAAGAACTATGACAATGACAACAAGAGGGCAACTGGATTGGTGTAGCAAACCATCTCTCAAAGGTTGTATTGCTACTTAATTCCATCTACTCATCGTGTTAAAAATTGGAAGTCCGAATGCACTGTTAATTAATAGTCATGTGTTGATTGGAACCTAGTTCAACTctgcattttaagtttttattgcTTAGGTCTATGATTTCTGGTTTAAGTGTCACTGCATCTTTCCCTTAtttacttgtatgcttgtccctttgaatcaaatgaaaaagagaatgaTTGTGTTTTAAAAAGACCAGAGTGGAGTTCATGATATGGAGGTGCATTCATGAGTCTTTGGTGTgatcataagttagctaagttggttcaaccaTAAGGTGGGGATGACAACTATCTGGCCTTAATACTATACTTTGAATATACCCATGAGACTAAGTAAataacaagatcctaataagagaaagggaaagaacacttaaagtgaaaaacaaaggaaaaagagtaagcaataaggctaggcaccaatggttttaatcttgaggcatgtgtctgtggtgttcctgtgtgagggatttacttggatgaataagctctcaGGAGTGctttatcacttggtaacttgggttaactaacccgggattatcagctgaaagtccactatcaagagtaaccctcaccacagagcacttagtaacccaaagaggtgctggacaccaaggtctcaagaaggaaaataaatgaaccagatgcctgtggtgtgtatgtatgggggagagacttgagggagtaagtccttaggggtgtctcaactcctagcaccttgaaccaactggttcgggagtgttggctgaaagcttatcttaaagagttgcccctttttacagagcacttagcttGAAGAATACAAATAAGCCCTGGAATGACAATAAAAAGATCAATAAAAGTCTCATGGGATGTAAGCAAAGTCATTGTTTTAGGacatgataaaggtctgaaagccagtaatggaatgaacctaagttgctatgcatgaaaccaccataaaatcagtgacatgacttccacaagaatgactcatttctcttggcattccattcatcattctcttgttccagtacttgcttagggacaagcaagctttaagtttggtgttgtgatgccagggcatcttggccagtttcactgaccttttctttactgtttttagggtagtttcatgcatttccttaggaaataagctagttttggctagatattcacttataccttaattcaagcatacattgtgcattttacatgatttcatgaggattttacatgagtttagtgacaaattgtatgttgtattacccatgacttggactagaactttgatgcactctattgcttgatttcaggaccaaaggaagcaaggaagaaccacttagcagtcacgttaatctaattaacgtagccactaacgtggaatgggaggtaacttgcaaagttgATGAGAAAAGTGACtgccaataacgctctcgaagccatcattgcccacgttaagagtcacgttaactaagttaacgtgaactctaacgtgaagaagggactttgagccaacgttagtgacacttaacattatcactaacattggccaatgatcataagtggccacgttagagtacacgttaacttagttaacgtggcctctaacgttaaaagggggaaggaagccaacgttagtgacattcaacattgtcactaacgttagcctaaggtgcaatgtaccacattaacttggttaacgtgggagctaacgtaagaggcaagggaggtcgacaacgttagtgacacccaacattgtcactaacgttggaagcaccCATAAAACCCCCAAGGAGCCatgttaactttcacgttaacttagttaacgtggaagctaacgttgatgagtaaaagatgagccaacgttagtgacactcaacattgtcactaacattggggATGActaagaatggccacgttagaagccacgttaacttcgtTAACGTGGGAatctaacgtgagacataggggcacactggaacgttagtgacaatgttaagtgtcactaacgttctcgaaggttggcaaggccacgttagaagccacgttaacctagttaacgtgggactctaacgtgagacataggggcacactggaacgttagtgacaatgttaagtgtcactaacgttctcgaaggttggcaaggccacgttagaagccacgttagcctagttaacgtgggctctaacgtgaggcaaatgggtacattggaacgttagtgacaatgttgagtgtcactaacgttctcgaactcatactttcactaaacgttaacacccctaacgtcctgagctaaagtctctgcccacttcacactttctctctgcaagtaaaaccaagcccaaatgaagaagagaactgcttcaaactaAAGATacaaaggcccaagacttgaagagccaactagaagctgagaagagtaatatatataggagtagctttgaattatttgaGGAGTTCGGCAAGTTGGAaaactactctctgtatttttactttctctgctcttctagttccatgatgtattctccatccttattttcattttctagagctatgaacaactaaacccctttcattgggttagggagctctgttgcaatttgatggatcaatactagttttcattattcttcttctatcttttctcttgattttacttgaaagctttcgatcttcatcccattgggtagttatcttggaaaagaagctattcaaacttggatctcttctgagccttgaaagaggaatgaagagatcaagctagaaatgctttctcatgctggaccaaattgggtttggatggatatgtgactataatcctctcaacacctgatttgggaaatgcatgtggtataatcagtgaccacacttcatctcttctcatgagcaattgaccaaggaattggctattgatcaagatttgagagattgaattgcaagaaattgtaatttgatcaattaagattgccaaggagatcaatgagtgcattgattgaggaagagatgaaaatgaatttgatctggagaattgcaacatctcctgcgcccaatgaactcccatttctgatcttacccattctctttaatttctgcgtttacttttatgagtaaacaccccattcccatttacaattctgcaatttactttcagtcatttactttcagccctttaattctagcatttactttttctgtcatttacattcccaccattttattttctgcaaatcTCAACCCAAATCCTGgattcgctcaactagaacattcttctaattaaagttgcttgatcaatcaatccctgtgggattcgacctcactctattgtgagtttttacttgacgacaaattcggtacacttgccgaaggaaatttgttgagagacagtttCCACCTACATCACAAATCCGAATGGGAATGAgcaacaaaggagagtacttGGCTCTTACTCTGCTCCTACTGCAGATCTTTATGGAAAAAGCATTGTGGTGCCTTCTATAACTGTGAACAACTTTGAGTTAAAGCCACAACTGGTCACCCTGGTGCAACAAAATTACCAGTATCATGGTCTTCCTCACGAAGATCCAAATCAGTTTATTTCTAGTTTTCTGcaaatttgtgatactgtgaagacaaatggagtgaacCCAGTGGTATAgaaactcatgctcttcccgtttgctctgagggatggagcaaagctatggctagattcccaACCCAAGGAGAGTCTGGATACTTGGAGCAAGGTTGTTACTGTGTTTCTcactaaatttttcccaccaaagaagctgactaagcttagggtggaggttcagaccttcaggcagaaggatggtgaaactctgtatgaaggttgggagagatacaagctactgactaggcaatgtCCTCCGGACATGTTCTTCAAGTGGCCCcaactagatatcttttatgaaggtttggataaaatgtccaagatgttcttagataattctgcaggaggttcattgcacaagaagaagacagcGGAGGAGATTATTaagcttattgaattggttgctagcaaccattatactcatctaacaggaatTTTGTGAACTCTGAGGCTTCTCAGAAGAAGGGTGTCATGGAAGTAGAAgctcttaatgctattcttgcttagaacaagcttatgtctcagcaaataagtctacttactcaacacaTGGGTGGCATGAAAGTttcagctatcaacacccaaaatccacctCAAAAGATCTCCCATGACATGGTAGGAAATTTAGTGCAAAATTacaattatgattatgctcaatcttcttctgaacaggtcaattacatggggagtggttCTAGAAATCCCAATAATGACCCCTATTCTCAGACATACAATCAAGGATGGAGAAAttacccaaattttgggtggagagaccaacctcagagacctcagaatttcaacaataattctcagggcgGCTTCCAACAGAACAATTATAATAACCGCCAATTTCAGTCTCAGCAGCAACAACCACCTCAGCATGCTAACTCTAAATCCTAAGAAGATTCTAATTTGGAGATGATGAGGAGttttatgcaggaaaccagagcctccatTAAAAACATAAAAGTACAAATGGGCCAGTTGTGCAAGCAAATACCTGAGAGGCCTGCAAGTACATTACCAGGTGATACAGTAGTGAACCCAAGAGAAGATTGCAAGGTTATTCAGTtgagaagtggtaaaatatctggctctgagaccaaggccaatgaagaattagttgaaaaagaagctctagaggagaagaaggaagaagtagagcgCGCCCCTCCTAAGTGTGAAGATAACCCATTCCTTGAttctcttgacacttatcctaccttgccaaaggctcctgaatACAAGCCAAAAATGCCATATCCTCTGGGGCTTCAGAAGGCTTCCAAAGAAAAGTAGTTTTCCAAATTTTTAGATGTCTTCAAGAAGCTACAGATCAACATTCCTTTTGTAGAGGCTCTTGAGTAAATGCCTCTTTATGCTAAATTTATGAAAGAGTTATTGACCCATAAGAGGAATTGGAAGGAACAAGAAATAGTGGTGTTAACCAAGGAATGTAGTGCAATTATTCAACACAATCTCCCTAAGAAAATGCCAGACCCAAGGAGCTTTGTcattccttgcaccattggagatgtcaccattcagagagctttatgtgaccttggagctagcatcaatCTAATGCCACTTTCAGTGATGAAAAAGTTTCAAATTGAGGAGGTAAAACCCACTCGTACttctcttcaacttgctgatcttTCTGTTAAATTACCTGTGGGTGTTGTTGAGGATTTACTTGTTAAAGTATGACCATTTATTTTTTCTGTTGATTTTGTCATATTAGACATGGAAGAGGAGGTAAAATCTTCTATTATACTTGGTAGACCATTTTTAGCTACAggtagagctctgattgatgtgcaaaagggtgaattaaccctgagggtcaatgaagaaTAGGCGGTCCTAAATGTTTTTGAGGCTCTCAAACACCCTAATGATTCTGAAGGGTGCATGAAAATAGATGTTATTGAACCACTTGTTCAAGAGGTACTGAAAGCTGAGGTGCTTGATGACATTCTGGATCCTGTTTCTGAGTATGAATTAGTTGAAGTTGATGATTCACCACCCCAGAAGGCTATGGTTTACACGCCTAAAGCAGAGGAGGATGCCCCCAAGCTTGAGCTCAAACCTTTACCTCCTTCTCTGAAATATGTGTTCTTGGGTGAAAATAATTCATATC
This window contains:
- the LOC130975123 gene encoding uncharacterized protein LOC130975123, yielding MSTDVVIRLADNTQKQAIGVVENVLLKVGKYFLPTDFVILDMEESHTHPIILGRPFLATAKALIDVEKGELILRIHDERLSFNVFKLSQEADQEHKEPSKDRNEMLKEEASTEAHPTYLETPLVDKQGKQQLPQLKETLEEPKPLEACEDNITTPLEKEVIKSKAISKDTRKKLPKVFTVNRVLSLEHVEIIDTTNGYKSTAKGEDFKHYQPP